One window from the genome of Plasmodium relictum strain SGS1 genome assembly, chromosome: 12 encodes:
- the RPN3 gene encoding 26S proteasome regulatory subunit RPN3, putative produces MKEKYKKVEYAKNDVEIKEIEKEDINVTFVNNLLTSINYINNAIVYKDNRYILRMLKYIKGMRLSIKNDSQTLMPMIINLINKIFKETYPIYAILNKYINEFKDLIKEINEFSNINDKTYSNSLPEIEVFFYLMILLYLLDKKSYEEAMELSTVIVNRINKLNRRSLDYINAKVYFYYSWVHELGGKLSEVRQKLLFIYRNACLHRDVMTQTVVLNLILRDYIKHNLYDLAVKFVSKTSFPENLSSNAQYARYLYYIGKILAIQLDYSEAHSKLTQAIRKAPQNSQSAKGFKLAAAKMDIVVELLMGDIPDRSLFSNKYMRKKLTPYKYVVLAVRHGDINKFSKVMNDYNELFLRDGVYLLIKRIHHNVIKTALRIINLSYSRISIKDIGKKIGVESTLDVEGITAKAIHDGVIEATIDYENQYLESKSNSDIYITGEPMKTFHKRIAFCLQLYSDAIKAMQYPDENEKKENEEAKERKIRQQEELAQAEEGDLGDDNDLL; encoded by the coding sequence atgaaagaaaaatataaaaaagtagaATATGCAAAAAATGATGTTGAAATAAAGGAGATTGAAAAAGAGGATATAAATGTAACTTttgttaataatttattaacaagtataaattatataaacaaTGCAATAGTATATAAAGACAATAGGTATATATTGAGGatgttaaaatatataaaaggtATGAGATtaagtataaaaaatgatagtCAAACTCTAATGCCGatgataataaatttaattaataaaatatttaaagaaacATATCCTATATATGCAAtattaaacaaatatataaatgaatttaagGATTtgattaaagaaataaatgaattttcaAACATAAATGATAAAACATATAGTAATTCATTACCCGAAATagaagtttttttttatttaatgattttattatatttattagatAAGAAAAGTTATGAAGAAGCAATGGAATTATCAACAGTTATAGtaaatagaataaataaattaaatagaaGATCATTAGACTATATAAATGCaaaagtttatttttattattcatgGGTACACGAACTAGGCGGAAAACTGTCAGAAGTGAGACAGAagcttttatttatatacagaAATGCATGCTTACACAGAGATGTTATGACTCAAACAGttgtattaaatttaattttaagagATTATATTAAGCATAATCTATATGACTTAGCAGTCAAATTTGTAAGTAAAACTTCATTTCCAGAAAATTTATCATCTAATGCCCAGTATGCTAggtatttatattatatcgGAAAAATTTTAGCAATTCAATTAGATTATAGTGAAGCTCATAGCAAATTAACTCAGGCTATTAGGAAAGCACCTCAAAATAGTCAAAGTGCAAAAGGATTTAAACTTGCAGCCGCAAAAATGGATATTGTTGTTGAATTACTTATGGGAGATATACCTGATAGATCATTATTCAGTAATAAGTATATGAGAAAGAAGTTAACTCCATATAAGTACGTTGTTTTAGCTGTCAGACATGGAGATATAAATAAGTTTTCTAAAGTTATGAATGAttataatgaattatttttacgTGATGGGGTTTaccttttaattaaaagaattcaTCACAATGTTATAAAAACCGCATTAAGGataattaatttatcttACTCTAGAATATCCATTAAAGATATAGGTAAAAAAATTGGTGTAGAATCTACATTAGATGTAGAAGGGATAACGGCTAAAGCAATTCATGATGGAGTTATTGAAGCTACAATTGATTATGAAAATCAATACTTGGAATCTAAATCAAATAGTGATATCTATATAACAGGAGAACCAATGAAAACATTTCATAAAAGAATAGCTTTTTGTTTACAATTATATTCAGATGCTATAAAGGCAATGCAATATCccgatgaaaatgaaaagaaagaaaatgaGGAAgcaaaagaaagaaaaattagaCAACAAGAAGAATTGGCTCAAGCAGAAGAAGGAGATTTAGGAGATGATAAcgatttgttataa
- a CDS encoding elongation factor 1-gamma, putative, giving the protein MDLKLLAPKNDIRSLKVQVVASFCNLKLNIPEFKLGKDDKSEEFLKHSPLGRLPVLLTSNGALFESNAICKYLCNLRREHNLLGQGIFEEAEVNMWMDFNTYELEIPICCYVTNKSCEKSLNHIKDSFNCLNNHLLLNQFMVGNFITLADICICVIINFALKSEKLDESILKKYKNLHRLFDTISNQKQFKYVFSDSNNKKAQEKNKKVEKKPNDKKKKNSDDEDQLLEDEFTEKKQKKTNPLDLLPPSSFSLDEWKYKFSNEKDLLNNAMPHFWKIFDKNGWSLFYMKYDKLEDECQISFVACNMAGGFLQRLENNFSKYSFAVVSVLGENKSYDIEGVWLFRGTEIPFEMKDHPSFEYHIFKQLDANNDSDRKIVEDYWCSKETISNRPVVDRKVWK; this is encoded by the exons ATGGATTTA aaattatTAGCAccaaaaaatgatataagaTCTTTGAAAGTTCAAGTAGTTGCTTCTTTTTGTAATTTGAAGTTAAATATTCCTGAATTTAAATTAGGAAAAGATGATAAAAGtgaagaatttttaaaacattctCCTTTAGGGAGATTACCAGTTTTATTAACTTCTAATGGTGCCTTATTTGAAAGTAATGCTATTTGTAAATATTTATGCAATTTAAGAAGAGAACATAACTTATTGGGACAAGGAATTTTTGAAGAAGCAGAAGTAAATATGTGGATGGATTTTAATACTTATGAATTAGAAATACCAATATGTTGCTATGTAACCAATAAATCATGTGAAAAATCTTTAAATCATATAAAGGATTCTTTTAATTGTTTAAATAATCATTTGTTATTAAATCAATTTATGGTAGGAAATTTTATTACTCTTGCTGATATATGCATTTGTGTTATTATAAACTTTGCTTTGAAATCAGAAAAATTAGATGAAAGTATCcttaagaaatataaaaacttaCATAGATTATTTGATACTATATCTAATCAAAAACAGTTCAAGTATGTTTTTTCTGATTCTAACAATAAAAAAGctcaagaaaaaaataaaaaagtagaaaaaaaacctaatgataaaaaaaaaaaaaatagtgatGATGAAGATCAATTATTAGAGGATGAATTTActgaaaaaaaacaaaaaaaaactaatccATTAGATTTATTACCACCATCTTCGTTTTCCCTTGATGAATGGAAGTATAAATTTAGCAACGAAAAAGACTTACTTAACAATGCTATGCCTCATTTTTGGaaaatttttgataaaaatggatggtcattattttatatgaaatatgATAAATTAGAAGATGAATGTCAAATTTCTTTTGTTGCTTGTAATATGGCTGGTGGGTTTTTACAAAgattagaaaataatttttctaaatattcATTTGCTGTTGTATCTGTTTTAGGAGAAAATAAATCATATGATATTGAAGGAGTTTGGCTATTTAGAGGTACAGAAATACCATTTGAAATGAAAGATCATCCATCATTTGAATATCATATATTCAAACAATTGGATGCAAATAACGATAGTGATAGAAAAATAGTAGAAGACTATTGGTGTTCTAAGGAAACAATAAGTAATAGACCTGTTGTTGACAGAAAAGTTTGGAAATAA
- a CDS encoding 60S ribosomal protein L6-2, putative → MVKINKKEVIEGDGVRFYNIKGKKKVLVPVKARKTIAKKYYGRRLASKKKFIVQRKLRKSIEIGKVAIILSGKHMGKRCIITKILQSGLLVIVGPYEVNGVPLKRVDPRYLVVTSTNIFNFDNIKKLKEEFVKKVEDIDDNSFIKSLDIKRKQKKLLKSKNESLFMNNVIEKIKEIRKNDPKTQKLEKIQKEVGKLLKPEILKDKVFYSYLKSKFTLRNDMRLHKMKF, encoded by the coding sequence atggttaaaataaataaaaaagaagtgATTGAAGGTGATGGAGTAAggttttataatataaaagggaaaaaaaaagttttagtTCCAGTAAAAGCTAGAAAAACAATTGCTAAGAAATATTACGGAAGAAGATTAGCctcaaaaaagaaatttattgtacaaagaaaattaagaaaatcaATTGAAATAGGAAAAGTTGCAATAATACTGTCAGGAAAACATATGGGTAAAAGATGCATTATCACAAAAATTTTGCAATCAGGATTATTAGTTATTGTAGGACCTTATGAAGTTAATGGGGTTCCCTTAAAAAGAGTTGATCCTAGATATTTAGTTGTTACTTCaactaatatatttaattttgataatataaaaaaattaaaagaagaatttGTAAAAAAAGTTGAAGATATAGATGATAATTCATTTATCAAATCGTtagatataaaaagaaaacaaaaaaaacttcttaaaagtaaaaatgaaTCCCTTTTTATGAATAATGTTAtcgaaaaaataaaagaaattagaaaaaatgatCCAAAAACtcaaaaattagaaaaaatacaaaaagaaGTTGGAAAATTATTGAAACCAGAgatattaaaagataaagTTTTCTACTCATATTTAAAATCAAAATTCACTCTAAGAAATGACATGCGTTTacataaaatgaaattttag
- the CDPK5 gene encoding calcium-dependent protein kinase 5, putative has translation MKEKKIEDEILRKEIRQNKREKVVNIKNAGIKSNTKSTMADSDEDYSIITLCTKCLSKKIGDNKNKIILDSKAFKDNRLKNRNSISNTDPLSHHLNLSPYFDRSQIIQEIILMNDVELTEVYEFDKYKLGKGSYGNVVKAVSKKTGQQRAIKIIEKKKIHNLERLKREILIMKQMDHPNIIKLYEVYEDHEKLYLVLELCYGGELFDKIVKYGSFSEYEAYKIMRQVFSAIYYCHSKNIMHRDLKPENILYVDDSDDSPIQIIDWGFASKCMNNHNLKSVVGTPYYIAPEILRGKYDKKCDIWSSGVIMYILLCGYPPFNGKNNDDILKKVKKGEFIFDPNYWSRVSDDAKDLICECLNYNYKERIDVEGVLNHRWFKKFKTNNIVINKSLNRKLIEKFKEFHKLCKIKKLAVTCIAYQLNEKEIGKLKKTFEAFDHNGDGVLTISEIFQCLKVNDNELDRELYFLLKQLDTDGNGLIDYTEFLAACLDHSIFQQDVICRNAFNVFDLDGDGVITKDELYKILSFSAVQVSFSKEIIENLIKEVDSNNDGFIDYDEFYKMMTGGKT, from the coding sequence atgaaagaaaaaaaaatagaggaTGAAATATTGAGAAAGGAAATAAGAcaaaataaaagagaaaaagtagtaaatataaaaaatgcaGGAATAAAAAGTAATACAAAAAGCACTATGGCTGATAGTGATGAAGATTATTCAATTATAACATTATGTACAAAATgcttatcaaaaaaaataggagataataaaaataaaataattttagatAGTAAAGCTTTTAAAGATAATAGACTTAAAAATCGTAACAGCATAAGTAATACAGATCCATTATctcatcatttaaatttatctCCTTATTTTGATAGATCACAAATAATTcaagaaataatattgatGAATGATGTTGAATTAACCGAAGTATATGAATTTGATAAATACAAATTAGGGAAAGGATCTTACGGAAATGTAGTAAAAGCAGTAAGTAAAAAAACAGGTCAACAAAGAgctattaaaataattgaaaaaaaaaaaattcataatttagaaagattaaaaagagaaatacTAATAATGAAACAAATGGATCACcctaatataattaaattatatgaagTATACGAAGATCATGAAAAACTCTATTTAGTGTTAGAATTATGTTACGGTGGAGAATTATTTGATAAAATTGTTAAATATGGAAGTTTTTCCGAATATGAAGCATATAAGATTATGAGACAAGTTTTTTCAGCTATATATTATTGTCACAgcaaaaatattatgcataGAGATTTAAAAcctgaaaatattttatacgTAGATGACTCTGATGACTCACCTATACAAATAATTGATTGGGGATTTGCCAGTAAATGTATGAATAATCACAACTTAAAATCAGTTGTAGGAACTCCTTATTATATAGCACCTGAAATATTAAGGGggaaatatgataaaaaatgtGATATATGGAGTAGTGGAGTTATcatgtatattttattatgtgGATACCCTCCATTTAAtggaaaaaataatgatgatatcttaaaaaaagtaaagaaaGGAGAATTCATTTTTGATCCTAATTATTGGTCGAGAGTCAGTGATGACGCAAAAGATTTAATTTGTGAATgcttaaattataattataaagaaagaATTGATGTTGAAGGTGTACTAAATCATAGATggtttaaaaaatttaaaaccAATAATATagttataaataaaagtttaaatagaaaattaatagaaaaatttaaggaatttcataaattatgcaaaattaaaaaattagctGTAACTTGTATTGCTTATCAATTAAATGAGAAAGAAAtaggaaaattaaaaaaaacttttgaAGCATTTGATCATAATGGAGACGGAGTACTAACTATCTCTGAAATATTTCAGTGTTTAAAAGTTAATGATAATGAATTAGATAGagaattgtattttttattgaaacaACTAGATACTGATGGGAATGGATTGATCGATTACACGGAATTTTTAGCTGCATGCCTAGATCATAGTATATTTCAACAAGATGTAATTTGCAGAAATGCTTTTAATGTATTTGATTTAGATGGAGATGGAGTCATTACAAAAgatgaattatataaaattttgtcTTTTAGCGCTGTTCAAGTTTCCTTTAGTAAAGaaataattgaaaatttaataaaagaagtAGATTCTAATAATGATGGATTTATTGATTATGatgaattttataaaatgatGACTGGAGGAAAAACTTGA